The genome window TTCATCGGATGAATAACTATACTAACCATCGTTAATAACTTGCATAATATAGTACAACTCTCCGCGAACTCTGCGCCCCTGCGACTCTGCGAGATACTGAATACATATTATTATATGAAATATTGGACAGAGATTTAATTTATTTAAAGAGAATCAACCTGATTCAGGGCATGTCACAGATTCCATTCCCCTCCACTCATCATTTTTTGTTAGCGTCAAATAGCAATATCCGGCAATTGACGCATCACTAAATATTGCTAATCTTTATTTTATTAGGTAGGTGATATTATTATTGTGGACGCAGGAATCGGATCATATAATATGGTAAAGCAGTACGATACAAGTCTGCAACTACTGTTATTTGTCGGGGCAGAATGATCGCTGTCGATGAGAACATTAAGGAACATGTAAAAGAGCTTCTCCTGCCTGTAAAGGACATGGTGGGAGCGGTGCAGAAGACTAATAGCCTCATCGCCGAGCTTACGCACCCCAATATCGACTGGAAATACGCCATCACCGGCCTCCGTGGATACCTCTTCGATTACATCTATGATATTCTCCCCTATACCGGCACCGTCATGCCCGTGGTATATCGCTACCTCCGCGAGGCGACGATACGGAAGAAGGTATCGGCCATTCGCGCCTGCGACACCTTCTTTGACAGGTATATCTTCGTCCTCAACAAGTTTGTCGGCGGGGACGGATCCTTCAATGAACTGAAGCTCTTTTTTGATTCAGTGGTCGGTGATTATCTCTCCCTTCTGACCGGCCTGAGCGGGGACAAGTTTTTTTTCGAGAACATCCACGATCGTTTTTTTACCTGCGGGAGCCTCCTCTGTAAAAATGGCGAGGGGGAATCGCCGGCCATCAAGGCGCTGGCGCGGTTCCTGGTCATGCAGTTCCGAATATACATGGAACGGGCCATTATCGTGCAGGAGCCTGACATACTGGAGCTCTACGGCGTGCTCAAGAACATTGCCGGGCGGGACAGGCTCGTTGATCTTCTCCGGGCCGTGACCGCGTCGGCTTACGCCAAGCGCCTCGAGGAGATCGAGAGACTGGCCGCGAACAGCCCGGCTGAATTATTCACCGGGAAGACAGATATCATCGATTTTAAGCACAACACGAACCTCTGGGAAAAGATATGCCTCCTTGCCAAGGGGTCCATCGAGAGCGGCGAGATAGGCGATGACCAGGCCATAATCAACATATTCGAGTTCCTTATCCGCAAGTCGAACGAGGGCGAGGACCGGCACCTCCAGCTATTCATTTCGCGCACCCTCGCGTCACTCTGCTCCGTGCTGGTCAACAACAGCCGATTCTCTCTTCTGCAGAACGTCATCAACCTTGTCATGCCGGTGCTCCTTTCGGAGGTCGAGCGGGGCGGCAACTTCACCGGGGCCTTTTCGACCATATACAACATAGGCCGGACCGTCATCGAATCGGGAAACATCGGCCTTATCGATTTCTTCGAGGATATCCTGGTGCGTTCGAAGTTCAGCTTCCCGGAGATATCCGGGATCGCCTCGGACTGGTCGGTCATAGTGAACTCGAGCCACCTGGAGAACATCAGGACCTGGATGAAGCTCATCGAGATCAACCCGCGGGTGATGAAGAAGCTCTCGGCGAGCCTCATCGTGAACCTGAAACTCTACGGCGTGTTCCTCAAGGACACCGACGTGTTCCAGCGCGACATCTCGAAGCTCCTGAGCAGCAATTACCGGGACGTGTTCTACCTCATTATTTCCCTGGCCTCGGTATTCCCGGCCTTCTATCATGACATCGGCGCCACGGGGGACATACGCTCCTTCACCGAGCGGATCGATACGAACCACAAGATGGACGACCTGATCCACTTCATGCGCAAGCAGGTCCACGTGGAGTCGAGCAGCCAGACCGTGTCCCTGCTGCAGCGCATCATGGAATTCTGGATGACCGGTAAAAAGACCCTCCTGAAGAACATGGTTCCCTCGGAGGTGTACGGCAACCTGGAGGAATTCTTCCATCTCGTCAACCTCGACGTGGAGGAAACGCCCCGGATGATCTACCAGGAAGCGCTCAGGCGATTTCCCGATCATGGCGAAAAGAAGTTCTGGGATTTCCTGAGTTCCGTCGACGAGAACGATTTCATGGACTTCATAAAGAACGGTGCCTTCGAAGGCGTGTCCGCCGCCGACAAGGAAAGGGCCGTTCATTATTTTTCTCTCTATTTCGATACGCGCCTGCCCACGGAGATGACGAAGATCCTGCATTTTATCCGGAACAAGTTTTCCCTCGACTCATCCAAGAAGATCATTTGGAAGTTCATATACGAGATTTCCGACGATGATTTCAGGAAGATGTTCGACGAGGTGCGGACCCGCGATGTCTCCAAGGTCAACATTGAGAAATTCATCACCTTCCTCCACGTGTACCGGCTCCTCTTTGACAAGTATAACTTCACCGATATCAGGGTCATCGAGAAGCTCGAGCTTTACGCGCGGGAGATCCTGTTCGAGCCGCCTGCCGGCTTCTTCGAGGCCATCAAGGGGCCCGATACGCTGGCTGCCCTGGACGTGCTCCTCAAGGAGCAGCTGTTTCTCAAGGACGAGATCCTTCTTTCAAGCCAGGTCTTCGAGCCTTTGGATACCATCGACCTGAAGCGCCACATCGCCTTCGGGATCCCGTCGATGTACGGCTCCTACAAGGAAAAGAAATTCGACACCCTCAAGGTGTTTTTTCACATGAACCTGATTCGGGTGCGGTTTTTCGAGAAGATCATCGAGGAGATGGATATCCCTTCCGGCGGAGAGCTATCCCTCGGGGACATCAAGAAGGTGCTGAAGCTCTTCATAAAGACCTTCGTGATCGACGGCCTGGCGAACCAGGAAATGCTCAACTACAACAACCTGCTGGAGACGCCCAACCTGAAGCTCTCGCAGCTCCGGGACATCGTGACCCACACCCTGACCATCCATGGCGAGATATCGGACCGCTTCAACGAGACTTTCAAGTACGTGTGCCGCGAGGCGATCCGGAATATCGGCGTGAAGCGCATCGCTCGCCAGTATATCCCGCGGGACAACGCGGAGAAAGCCGATATCATAATCGACCGCTTTGTCCGTAGCCAGATCATGCAATCGCCGCTGCTGCAGCTCTTCGACAATTTTCTCATATCCCTCAAGGAGCGGCTGGTTGCCATGATTGTCGGAGACGGCGATACCGTGTGCCTCAACGAGGTCAAGCGCAGCCCCGGCACCGGCAACAGCGTGTGGGAGGTCATCAGGCTCCTTGACGATCCGAGCGATCCCTACGATCCCTTCGATCCGTACGACGAGGACCAGTACGCGCAGATTCACGACATCAAGAAGATCGCGGAGGCCCACGGCGAAGAGGAGCGGTTCGCGCCGGTCTGGGAGATCGGCAGCAAGGCCCACGGCCTCCTGTTCATCGCCAACATGGAGGGCGTCAACGCGCCGCCGGGCATCATTCTCTCCTCGGAGCTGTACAAGCGCCTGGGAGACGCCATCATAGACGACAAGGAATCGCGCCAGCAGACGATCTATCTCCTGAAGCGCTATATAGACAAGTTCACCGAGAACAGGTTCGGGAACCCGCACACTCCGCAGCTCCTGTCGGTACGGAGCGGCGCGGTCTTCTCCATGCCCGGCGTCATGGACACCATCACCAACGTGGGGATGACGCGGGAGATATTGAACTATTACGCGCGCTCCGACCAGTGGTTTGCCTGCGACTGCTACCGGCGCTTCCTCCAGGACCTGGCCATATCCTTCTACGGCATGAGCCGCCATGTCTTCGAGAACCTGATGTACGATTACAAGGAAAGGGTAGGCGTTGACCTGAAGGAAAAGATGACCGGCGACCAGATGGCGGAGCTGGCCGTGCAGTACTATGACGAGATCAGGAACCAGGGACATTACATTCCCGAGGATCCCTACGAGCAGCTCCTTTTTTCCATCGTTGCGGTGTTCCGGTCATGGAATTCGCCGGTGGCGCGGAAATACCGGGAGCTGGTGAACATATCGGACGAGTGGGGTACGGCGGTCATCATACAGAACATGGTTTTCGGCAATTCCTCGCCGGATTGCATCACGGGGGTGGTTCACAGCCGCTACCATGGCAACGAGAAGATCGACCTCTTCGGTGAATACAAGACGAGGTCCCAGGGCCATGATGTCGTGAGCGGCATTGCCCGGGTGTTTCCCGTCAGCGAGGACCAGAAAAAAGTGTACAAAAGATTTTCGGCCATGCCATCAATGGAGGAGAAGTTCCCCGAGCTTTACAATATGCTCTTCAGCGCGGTGCAGCGGATCCGGGACAAGTGGGGGAACGATCTGCAGATCGAATTCACCATTGAAAACAATGTGCTGTACATATTGCAGGTAAGGGGCATGGTGAACCAGATTTTCGAGGTCGAGGAGCTCATTGATACGCCCGAGGCCATTGAACCGTACCATCTCGGCCAGGGCCTCGCCGCGTCGGGCGGCGTCGTGTCCGGAAGGGCGGTCTTCATGATCGACCGCATCGACGAGGTGAGAAAGAAATACTCCGGCGACAAGGTGATCCTCATACGGCCGGAGACGAACCCGGAGGACGTGGTGGGCATGGAAAAATCCGACGGGATACTCACCTGCATCGGCGGGATGACATCCCACGCGGTGCTGCAGATGCGGCGCCTGGAAAAGACCGGCGTAAGCGATTTTTCCATCATGCACATCGATGAAGACAACAACCAGGCCTATATCGAGTATTCCTCGGCGGAGGACGGCCATGTCCTCGTGCGGGAGGGCGACTTTATTACAATTGACGGATCGACGGGTAATGTTTACATGGGTTATCACCGGACCCGGAAGCGCGGCGTCACGGACGATGTCAATTAAGGATTGAATTGCAGAGCCCCCCTCCCTTGATTGGAGGCTCCCAACGGGAGGTTGCAGTGGCAAGCGCGGACAGGATGTCCGAATGCCGCGGAGGCCATGGATGGCCGTGAGCGGCCCCGGTCGAGGGGGAGGGATGCAATAATAGATTATAATTTTCAGGAGAAGGATCATGAGCACCATATCGCCTAAATCACCGGTTGGAATAAATGGTATCGGGAGGATCGGGAAGCTTCTGACGTGGATAATGTCAACGAAGGACGATCTTGAGGAAATAGTGATTTCAACAGGAAGAAAAACCGGCAAGTCCCTTGAGGACCTTGTTACATATCTCGGGTATGATTCGACCTACGGCCCCTACGCGCGTTTTCTCTTCGGATACAAAAAGGAAAAGGCGATTGAAATAAAGAACGATGCGATCTACATGAACGGCAAGAAGCTGGTATGGATGAATGAATCGAATTTCCGGGCCCCGGGGACCATTCCCTGGTCAAAGTACGGAGTCGAGGTCGTGTTCGACACGACCGGTAAGATGACCGATCCGACATCCAGCGAGGATAACTCGCTGCGAGGCCATCTCAACAACGCCAAGAAGGTCATCCTGACGGCGCCCTTCAAGATCAAGAACAAGGGCACCACGATGCCCGATGACGCGGTCACGGTCGTGGGCGGGGTCAATTTCGACAAGTACGATCCGGCGGTGCACAAGATCATATCCAACGCCTCCTGCACTACCAACTGCTGCGCGCCCCCGATCAAGGCCCTGGTGGAGCATTTCGGGGACAAGTTCATATCCTACGCCCTCACCACGGTGCATGCGGCCACTAACTCACAGAAGGTCCTTGATGTCCTTCCCAAGGACGGGGAAAAGGACTGCCGGAAGACCCGGAGCATCATGAATAATATCATACCTTCGACGACCGGCGCCGCCAATGCCGTCATCGAGGTCATCCCGGAGATCCGCACCCTCGGGATCGGATCGCAGGCGTCATCCCTCAGGGTGCCCACCAGCACGGCGTCCATCGTCATCCTCGACATTTCCCTGATAGGCGAGTATGACAATGCCTATATCCACGGCATTTTCAAGAAATACAGCGAGCGTAACCCCGATATCATGATGTTCTCCGACCGGCAGCTGGTCAGCTCGGACATCATCGGGAGCTACTATTCCACGATATATGACTCGCCCTTCACGCACCGGAGAACGACCAAGCGCGATGAGAAGCTCTACACCATGGTCGACCTGAACTTCTGGTATGACAACGAGTTCGGATATGTGGGCAGCCTCGACAGGCTCTATAACCTTGTTGTCGGCAAGCGGTAGATTCGTTTATATCCCGGGAAATTTTCAGGCGCGGTCCCATGACCGCGCCTTTCTCGTCTCATGAAGTTTTTATCATTGACATCCCCGTGGCACATCATAGTGTACGCGCAGGATTTTACCAATGAAAAGAATCGTTGTCATACATCTCCTCGCGATCGTGGCGGTATTTTCAGCCTGTTCAAAGGATTACAGTAAAGATATAATCGGCACCTGGGACGCGGGGAAGGCCACCCTCAACAAGAATATGACTGTGGTGATCAAAAATGACGGCACCATGACCGCGGAGATCAAGGACCTGGATATGAAGCCCATCAAGGGAACCTACAGGCTTGATGGCGGGCATATAGAATTTAAATTATCAACCATAACTCTTTCATACAGGATAACAAGCGTGGACGGAAAGGCGCTTGTCATGAGAAGCAAGGACGCCAGGATCACCTGGAACCGCCTGGAATAAAACCGCTGGATTCTCCTTCGCTGCTGTCGACGCGATCATCAGCCCGCAGTCATTTCCCCCTTTTGTGCTTGAGAAAGGTCCCATTATAGTATTCATCAAAGGCAATGGCCAGCTCCTGTTCCGTGTTCATCACGATGGGTCCCTGCCAGGCAACAGGTTCCCCGATGGGGTTGCCGGAGACCAGGATAAGCCTAGCCGCAGTATTCCCCGCCGAGATCTGGACGGCGTCCCCTTCGCTGAAAAGAGCAAGGGTCCCCGGGCCGATGGAATGGCCGTCCTGCCCGAAGGAGGCCGTCCCCTCAATGACATAGGCGAAGACCTTGCGGCTCCGCTGCTGTTCCACTTCGAATGTTTTTCCCTCCCCGATGGTTATATCAAGATAGTGCGGGTCTGCCGCAATATCCTGCGCAGGCCCCCTGGTCCCTTCATAATCGCCAGCTATTATTCTCACCGCCACTCCGCCGGATTCGACAATGGGAACGCTCCCCGAAGATATGTCCCGGTACCGTGGTTCGGACATCTTAAGGCCCGCGGGGAGGTTCACCCAGAGCTGGAGGCCCCATAGGAGCCCCCGGTCCTGGTCAGGCATCTCGGAATGAATGATGCCGCTTCCGGCGGTCATCCACTGGGCATCGCCGCTATGGATCACGCCCTTATTCCCGATGCTGTCTTCATGCCGGATGGAGCCCTGGAACATATAGGTCATGGTTTCAATGCCGCGGTGGGGATGCCAGGGAAATCCTTTAACATATTCATCGGGATTGTCCGAGTGGAAATCATCGAGCAATAAAAAGGGATCGAGAAGCGGGACTTCATAATAGCCGAAGACGCGATTGAGCCTGACTCCGGCTCCTTCAAGGGTCGGCTTTCCTTTCAATATTCGCGATATGGGTCTATATTTTTTCATATGTTTCTCCGCTCATAAATGATTTTATAAATATAAAAACAAAGTACCGAAAAGGCAAGATTTTCGACCGTAAAAGGACAAGGTGGCAGTCGTAAACTAGGGGTGCATGGGCCATCCCGCTCGTCCGCCTCGTATAAGCAGAGCCAAATGCGACATCCTGTCGCGGCTCTGCACTCGGACCTCCTGCCCAGCGCACCAGTTGACTCGGCGGAATCGGCGACATCCATGTCGCCTGCTCGCCGGGATGGCCCATGCACCCCTGAAAATTTACTGCTGCCTCAAACAACTATACAAATGTATAGAAAATTACTTGAAATATAAGCCGACTCCTGATAGTGTAATAATAGAGACAGATATGAAACGTTCCGGTTACGCTGATATGCCGCTCCATTACGGCCATGTACCACCTTGGCTCTATGAACGGATGACAAGGCTCGGGGGCGCCATAGTGGAGGCCATCGTCGCCGAATATGGCACATCCGAGGTGCTGCGGCGCCTGAGCGATCCCTTCTGGTTCCAGGCCTTCGGGTCGGTCCTGGGAATGGACTGGCATTCATCTGGAATCACCACCTCCGTGATGGGTTCCCTCAAGCAGGCGATCAATCCCATTTCAAAAGAACTGGGCATCTTCATCTGCGGGGGCAGGGGCAAGCATTCCCGCCGCACACCCGATGAGATCAGCGCCATCGCTGACGCGAAGAGCCTTGACGGCGCCTATCTGGTCCGGTGCAGCAGGCTCAGCGCTAAAATCGACAATACCGCGGTGCAGGACGGATTCCAGATATACCTGCACTCATTCATTCTGACCGATGAGGGTGAGTGGGCCGTTGTCCAGCAGGGCCTCAATGACGGCACCGGCCTGGCCCGGCGCTATCACTGGCATTCGCCTCGCATTACGTCCTTCGTGGAAGAGCCTCACGCCTCGATATACGGCCGTAACCGCGGATGCATCCTTAACCTGGTAGACGCAAAAGCAGGTACGGCGCGGGACGGCATCGTCTCCATCGCGCGGGAGGACCCGTCCGCCATGATGAAGGAGGTCCGGAAGATCATAATGCCGCGGCGCCATGACGTCACCGGGGATGACGTTAACCTGAAGCGTCTCGGCGGCGTTCTCGCCCTGGCCCATGACAGGGGGCTCCGCGATTTCGAGGGCATGCTGCTCCTGGAGGGGCTCGGTCCGCGGACCATGCAGTCCCTGGCCCTGGTGAGCGAAGTCATCTACGGGACGCCGACGCGGTTCGACGACCCGGCGCGCTTCAGTTTCGCCCACGGAGGGAAGGACGGTAAGCCCTTTCCCGTGCCGTTGCGCGTGTACGATGAGACCATTGAACAGCTGCGAAGCGCGGTCAACAGGTCAAGGATCGATCATTCGGACAAACTGAAGGCTTTGAAAGGCCTTGCGAAGGCCGTGCGGGTGATCGAGGAAAAGCACGATCCCTGCGCCGATTTCGATAAGACAATAGAGATGGAGATCAGGGATTCCCACCGTTATGGCGGGCGCACCGTTTTCGGGGAAGTGAAAGGCCCTGACGATGAGCAGCTTGAATTATTTTAATATGGAGGGAAGTGGCGGTTTCGAAACCGCCACTTCCCTGTGATGATCGGAATTATTTCCAATCGACTATTGTTTTGTAATACGACGGCCACAGTTTGCCCATCTTGGGCATCCTGCCGGTTTTAACCGCGTCGATGATCATGGCCTTCCTGACACAGATGTCCTGCTTCGTGGTGAAGTCTTTCGTGTGGCATTTGACGCAGTTGTCCTGGATCGCCTTGAATACATTGTCATTCGGCA of Spirochaetota bacterium contains these proteins:
- a CDS encoding glyceraldehyde-3-phosphate dehydrogenase codes for the protein MSTISPKSPVGINGIGRIGKLLTWIMSTKDDLEEIVISTGRKTGKSLEDLVTYLGYDSTYGPYARFLFGYKKEKAIEIKNDAIYMNGKKLVWMNESNFRAPGTIPWSKYGVEVVFDTTGKMTDPTSSEDNSLRGHLNNAKKVILTAPFKIKNKGTTMPDDAVTVVGGVNFDKYDPAVHKIISNASCTTNCCAPPIKALVEHFGDKFISYALTTVHAATNSQKVLDVLPKDGEKDCRKTRSIMNNIIPSTTGAANAVIEVIPEIRTLGIGSQASSLRVPTSTASIVILDISLIGEYDNAYIHGIFKKYSERNPDIMMFSDRQLVSSDIIGSYYSTIYDSPFTHRRTTKRDEKLYTMVDLNFWYDNEFGYVGSLDRLYNLVVGKR
- a CDS encoding pirin family protein, whose translation is MKKYRPISRILKGKPTLEGAGVRLNRVFGYYEVPLLDPFLLLDDFHSDNPDEYVKGFPWHPHRGIETMTYMFQGSIRHEDSIGNKGVIHSGDAQWMTAGSGIIHSEMPDQDRGLLWGLQLWVNLPAGLKMSEPRYRDISSGSVPIVESGGVAVRIIAGDYEGTRGPAQDIAADPHYLDITIGEGKTFEVEQQRSRKVFAYVIEGTASFGQDGHSIGPGTLALFSEGDAVQISAGNTAARLILVSGNPIGEPVAWQGPIVMNTEQELAIAFDEYYNGTFLKHKRGK
- a CDS encoding DUF763 domain-containing protein, whose translation is MKRSGYADMPLHYGHVPPWLYERMTRLGGAIVEAIVAEYGTSEVLRRLSDPFWFQAFGSVLGMDWHSSGITTSVMGSLKQAINPISKELGIFICGGRGKHSRRTPDEISAIADAKSLDGAYLVRCSRLSAKIDNTAVQDGFQIYLHSFILTDEGEWAVVQQGLNDGTGLARRYHWHSPRITSFVEEPHASIYGRNRGCILNLVDAKAGTARDGIVSIAREDPSAMMKEVRKIIMPRRHDVTGDDVNLKRLGGVLALAHDRGLRDFEGMLLLEGLGPRTMQSLALVSEVIYGTPTRFDDPARFSFAHGGKDGKPFPVPLRVYDETIEQLRSAVNRSRIDHSDKLKALKGLAKAVRVIEEKHDPCADFDKTIEMEIRDSHRYGGRTVFGEVKGPDDEQLELF